In Clostridium sp. DL-VIII, the following proteins share a genomic window:
- a CDS encoding ROK family protein — translation MSYLVGIDIGGTNLRAAVISKKGEIIDVFKVKNEVSKGAPYNLDKLVNHIEKEWSKYEIEKVGVGVPGPIDLKEGKLLNPVNLKEWANFNIKQYLSEKLKLPVNVNNDANVAGLAESIVGSAKECTSVFYITISTGVGGAFILDKKIINGAHSQTGEIYNMIINEDNYSQGGLNKGGLEGQCSGVNIARVASEQYGQTLITKEVFNLYKKNDEKAIFVIDKWIDNISIGIANIIAVVDPEAIVIGGAVLINNTFLLAKIIECAKKKVADPKIVDIRIAELGDNAGLIGAAML, via the coding sequence GTGTCTTATTTAGTTGGAATCGACATAGGAGGGACAAACTTAAGAGCTGCAGTTATTTCTAAAAAAGGTGAAATAATTGATGTTTTTAAAGTGAAGAATGAAGTGAGCAAGGGTGCACCTTATAATTTAGATAAGCTGGTTAATCATATTGAAAAAGAATGGAGTAAATATGAGATTGAGAAAGTTGGAGTTGGAGTGCCAGGACCTATAGACTTAAAAGAAGGAAAATTATTAAATCCAGTTAATTTAAAGGAGTGGGCAAATTTCAATATAAAGCAATATTTAAGTGAAAAGCTTAAACTCCCTGTAAACGTTAATAACGATGCTAATGTGGCAGGACTTGCAGAAAGTATAGTTGGAAGTGCAAAGGAATGTACATCGGTATTTTATATAACCATTTCCACAGGGGTAGGTGGTGCGTTTATATTAGACAAGAAAATCATAAACGGAGCCCATAGCCAGACAGGCGAAATCTATAACATGATAATAAATGAAGATAATTACAGTCAGGGAGGATTAAATAAAGGTGGCTTGGAAGGCCAATGTAGTGGAGTAAATATAGCTAGAGTAGCATCAGAACAATATGGACAAACATTGATAACTAAAGAAGTATTTAATTTGTATAAAAAGAATGACGAAAAAGCTATTTTTGTAATAGACAAATGGATAGACAATATTTCAATAGGAATTGCCAATATAATAGCAGTAGTTGACCCAGAAGCTATAGTTATTGGCGGAGCAGTATTGATAAATAACACGTTTTTACTGGCTAAGATTATTGAATGTGCAAAGAAAAAGGTTGCCGATCCTAAAATCGTAGATATAAGAATAGCTGAACTTGGTGATAATGCAGGTCTTATTGGAGCAGCAATGCTTTAA
- a CDS encoding glycoside hydrolase family 1 protein — protein MSIKYKFPESFWWGSATSGPQSEGRFNKKHDSVFDHWFDIEPEAFFNGVGPDVASNFYNSYKEDLKLIKEIGLNSFRTSIQWTRLMKDFETGEVDEDAVRFYNDVIDECIKNNLLPVMNLHHFDLPVELYDKYGGWESKHVVDLFAIFAKKCFELFGDRVKHWTTFNEPMVVVEGEYLYKFHYPKIVDGKKAVQVLYNLNLASAKAIREFKASECHKNGGKIGIILNLTPSYPRSQNEEDIKAAGFVEDFFNNSFLDPAIKGEFTPSLVEVLKNDKVIWEATDEELEIIKNNKIDFLGVNYYQPRRAKAKETKFDESNGWMPNKYFDDYEMPGRRMNPYRGWEIYPECMYDIAINIRDNYNNVPWYISENGMGVEGEEKYINSEGIIEDDYRIDFYKEHLEYLHKGISEGSNCFGYHTWTPIDCWSWSNAYKNRYGFIAVDLDTQKKTIKKSGRWIKEVSENNGF, from the coding sequence ATGAGTATAAAATATAAATTCCCAGAAAGTTTTTGGTGGGGATCAGCAACATCAGGACCACAAAGTGAAGGAAGATTTAACAAAAAACATGATAGCGTATTTGATCATTGGTTTGATATAGAACCAGAAGCATTTTTTAATGGAGTAGGACCCGATGTAGCATCAAACTTTTATAATAGCTACAAAGAAGATTTAAAACTAATTAAAGAAATCGGCTTAAATAGTTTTAGAACGTCAATTCAGTGGACAAGATTAATGAAAGATTTTGAAACAGGAGAAGTTGATGAGGACGCAGTAAGGTTTTATAATGATGTAATCGACGAATGTATAAAGAATAACTTACTTCCAGTCATGAATTTGCATCACTTTGATCTTCCAGTTGAATTATATGATAAATATGGAGGCTGGGAGTCAAAGCATGTTGTAGATTTATTTGCGATTTTTGCGAAGAAATGTTTTGAGCTATTTGGAGATAGAGTTAAACATTGGACTACATTTAATGAACCTATGGTAGTTGTTGAAGGAGAATATTTATATAAATTCCATTATCCAAAGATAGTAGACGGAAAGAAAGCAGTACAAGTTTTATATAACTTGAACTTAGCTTCTGCAAAAGCAATAAGAGAGTTTAAAGCTTCAGAATGTCATAAAAATGGAGGAAAGATTGGTATAATTCTTAACTTAACTCCATCATATCCAAGATCGCAAAATGAAGAAGACATAAAAGCAGCTGGATTTGTAGAAGATTTCTTTAATAATTCATTTTTGGATCCTGCAATAAAAGGTGAATTCACACCATCTTTAGTAGAGGTATTAAAAAATGATAAGGTTATATGGGAAGCAACAGATGAAGAATTAGAAATAATTAAAAATAATAAGATTGATTTCTTAGGCGTTAACTATTATCAACCAAGAAGAGCTAAGGCTAAGGAAACAAAGTTTGATGAATCAAATGGATGGATGCCTAATAAGTACTTTGATGATTATGAAATGCCAGGAAGAAGGATGAATCCTTATAGAGGATGGGAGATATATCCTGAATGTATGTATGATATTGCAATTAATATAAGAGATAACTATAATAATGTTCCTTGGTATATTTCAGAGAATGGAATGGGTGTTGAAGGAGAAGAAAAGTATATAAATTCCGAAGGCATAATAGAGGATGATTATAGAATAGATTTTTATAAAGAACATTTAGAATATCTTCATAAGGGAATAAGTGAAGGTTCAAATTGTTTTGGTTATCATACATGGACACCAATAGATTGCTGGTCGTGGTCAAATGCTTACAAAAATAGATATGGATTTATTGCTGTAGATTTAGATACTCAAAAGAAAACTATTAAAAAATCAGGAAGATGGATTAAAGAAGTGTCAGAAAATAACGGGTTTTAA
- a CDS encoding GntR family transcriptional regulator, which translates to MAKYEEIAEDIRNRILSGKYNPNEQLPLEKEMCEQYGVSRITIKKAVDELVIQGLVIKRRGSGTFVKALDDDDVQELSLAKQFGGFSQAHKDKKVTSKIINFEVIHPSEEIATKLKITCDDFVYYMIRTRYANDEPYVVEYMYMPISLIPGIKNDVLLNSIYSYIEKELKLKIKSGHRIIRAILPNELEQECLQIADNFPILEVEQVGFLDNGQPFEYSKAHHRSDKIEFRTVSIK; encoded by the coding sequence ATGGCAAAGTATGAGGAAATTGCTGAAGATATACGAAATAGAATATTAAGTGGTAAATATAATCCTAATGAACAGCTACCCTTAGAAAAAGAGATGTGTGAACAATATGGTGTGAGTAGAATTACAATAAAAAAAGCAGTTGATGAGCTAGTTATCCAAGGGTTAGTAATAAAGAGGAGAGGTTCAGGAACTTTTGTAAAGGCACTTGATGATGATGATGTTCAAGAATTAAGCTTGGCAAAACAATTTGGCGGATTTTCCCAAGCTCATAAGGACAAGAAGGTAACTTCGAAAATTATTAACTTTGAAGTTATTCATCCAAGTGAAGAAATAGCAACTAAATTAAAAATAACTTGTGATGATTTTGTTTATTATATGATAAGAACTAGATATGCTAATGATGAACCATATGTAGTTGAATATATGTATATGCCTATAAGCCTTATACCAGGAATTAAAAATGATGTTCTATTGAATTCAATTTATAGTTATATTGAAAAAGAGTTAAAGTTAAAAATAAAAAGTGGTCATAGAATAATTCGTGCAATTTTACCAAACGAATTGGAACAGGAGTGTCTTCAGATAGCAGATAATTTTCCAATATTAGAGGTGGAACAGGTAGGCTTCTTGGATAATGGTCAGCCGTTTGAATATTCAAAAGCACACCATAGAAGTGATAAAATAGAATTTAGAACTGTAAGTATTAAATAA
- the nagA gene encoding N-acetylglucosamine-6-phosphate deacetylase: MLIKNCNIIYLDRIEEGSILVENGKIKAINPNDYGDENIIDAKGLYVSPGFIDVHIHGAGGYDTMDGTSEAINTIANTIIKHGTTSFTPTTMTVSIDEIRKSLKVIKDLKTTGNDGAHILGVHLEGPFVSPKAIGAQNPNHLLSPSISAYQDIIKDYEDIIVSITLAPEVDGAKELIKYIADSGVICSLGHTNATYEEMLEAIKCGASHSTHLYNAMTPLNHRNPGAVGAVFDSNITTETISDGIHISYPALRIAYNQKGTDNVLLISDAMMACCMPNGEYSLGGQKVIVINDEARLENGALAGSVLTLDKAIRNVYKNSDIPLYEIVKMASFNGAKHCKVDDHKGQIKEGYDADLVLFDDDINIKKVFVSGKEI, encoded by the coding sequence ATGTTAATAAAAAATTGTAATATTATTTACTTAGATAGAATAGAAGAAGGCTCAATTCTTGTTGAGAATGGCAAAATCAAAGCAATAAATCCTAATGATTATGGTGATGAAAATATAATTGATGCAAAAGGTTTATATGTATCCCCTGGTTTTATAGATGTTCATATCCACGGTGCAGGCGGTTATGATACAATGGACGGTACCAGTGAAGCAATTAATACAATTGCCAATACCATAATTAAACATGGAACAACCTCATTTACTCCTACAACCATGACTGTTTCTATAGATGAAATCAGAAAATCCTTGAAAGTAATAAAAGATTTGAAAACAACTGGTAATGACGGGGCACATATTTTAGGTGTTCATTTAGAAGGTCCTTTCGTAAGTCCCAAGGCAATTGGTGCTCAAAATCCTAACCACCTTTTATCTCCATCAATTTCGGCGTATCAGGATATAATAAAAGATTATGAAGATATTATTGTCTCCATAACACTCGCACCAGAAGTCGATGGGGCTAAGGAGCTTATTAAGTATATAGCTGATAGTGGGGTTATTTGTTCTTTAGGCCACACAAATGCAACTTATGAAGAAATGCTTGAGGCAATTAAATGCGGAGCAAGTCATTCAACTCACCTTTATAATGCTATGACTCCTTTAAATCATAGGAATCCTGGAGCTGTAGGTGCTGTTTTTGATAGTAATATAACCACCGAAACCATTTCAGATGGAATTCATATTTCATATCCTGCTTTAAGAATTGCATATAATCAAAAAGGAACTGATAATGTTTTATTAATATCAGATGCTATGATGGCCTGCTGCATGCCAAATGGAGAATATTCATTAGGCGGGCAAAAAGTCATTGTAATTAATGATGAAGCGCGTTTAGAGAATGGTGCTCTTGCAGGATCTGTACTTACTCTTGATAAAGCTATAAGAAATGTATATAAAAATTCAGATATACCACTATATGAAATTGTGAAGATGGCCTCTTTTAACGGCGCTAAACATTGTAAGGTTGATGACCACAAAGGACAAATCAAGGAAGGTTATGATGCAGATTTAGTATTGTTTGATGATGACATTAATATAAAGAAAGTATTTGTTTCAGGGAAAGAAATATAA
- a CDS encoding ROK family protein produces the protein MRNFMVFDIGGSSTKWSVITEKGEFKESNKLACAKTADEFFSELIKISNEMKKKYDVKGIAISAPGAVDSDTGLIGGTSAIPYIHGPNFKEILKEGTGINVEIENDANCAALGECWLGAGKDNNDLAFIVCGSGIGGAIVKDKKIHVGIHKHGGEFGYCVMNYELGEIPKFISWSKIGATKVLAENVAKLKGLDEGDLNGEEVFELCDKGDKIACKEVDKYYFMMAMGIYNIQYTYDPEVIILGGAISERKNYVEEINKRLDIMTKHGLEGLIKPEIKTCEYGNDANKLGALCNYFQREK, from the coding sequence ATGAGAAATTTTATGGTTTTTGATATTGGGGGGAGTTCTACAAAATGGTCAGTCATTACTGAAAAAGGAGAGTTCAAAGAGAGCAATAAACTTGCTTGTGCCAAAACAGCTGATGAATTTTTTAGTGAATTAATTAAGATATCAAATGAGATGAAGAAAAAATACGATGTTAAAGGAATTGCAATAAGTGCTCCAGGAGCAGTTGATAGTGATACTGGATTAATTGGTGGTACAAGTGCAATACCATATATACATGGACCTAATTTTAAGGAAATATTAAAAGAAGGTACAGGAATAAATGTTGAAATTGAAAATGATGCAAATTGCGCAGCTCTTGGAGAATGCTGGCTTGGTGCAGGAAAGGACAATAATGATTTAGCATTTATAGTCTGTGGATCAGGCATTGGTGGAGCTATAGTTAAAGACAAGAAAATTCATGTTGGAATTCATAAACACGGTGGAGAATTTGGATATTGTGTAATGAATTATGAATTAGGAGAAATTCCTAAATTCATAAGTTGGAGTAAAATTGGAGCTACTAAAGTATTAGCAGAAAATGTTGCAAAGTTAAAAGGTTTGGACGAGGGAGATCTTAATGGTGAAGAAGTATTTGAATTGTGTGATAAGGGAGATAAAATTGCCTGTAAGGAAGTTGATAAGTACTACTTTATGATGGCTATGGGTATTTATAATATTCAATATACTTATGATCCAGAAGTGATTATCTTAGGGGGAGCAATAAGCGAAAGAAAAAATTATGTTGAAGAAATAAATAAAAGATTGGATATAATGACTAAGCATGGTTTGGAGGGACTCATAAAACCTGAAATAAAAACATGTGAATATGGGAATGATGCAAATAAATTAGGCGCATTATGCAATTATTTCCAAAGAGAAAAATAA
- a CDS encoding DUF1540 domain-containing protein — MSCNKSIGCSVRPCKWHGGDENYCTLEQIKVGTHESSPKQKECTDCESFQLS; from the coding sequence ATGTCATGTAATAAAAGTATAGGATGTTCAGTAAGACCTTGTAAATGGCACGGTGGTGATGAAAATTATTGTACCTTAGAGCAAATTAAGGTTGGAACTCATGAATCAAGCCCTAAACAAAAAGAGTGCACTGATTGTGAATCTTTCCAATTGAGCTAA
- the nagB gene encoding glucosamine-6-phosphate deaminase — protein MKLLVVKDYEEMSKVAAETFKEVINEKPEAILGLATGSTPVGLYKYLIEMNKNKEIDFSKIKTVNLDEYVGLGEENPQSYRYFMNENLFNHVNINKSNTFVPNGLAKDLDEETKNYDKRIDELGGIDLQILGIGSNGHIAFNEPDEFLISETHVTNLAQSTIEANSRFFNSIEEVPTKAISMGIGQIMKAKKILLLVKGEDKADAIKELLNGKITTNNPATILKLHKDVVVIIDEKMAEKIK, from the coding sequence ATGAAGTTACTAGTAGTTAAAGATTATGAAGAAATGAGTAAAGTTGCAGCGGAAACATTTAAAGAAGTTATTAATGAAAAGCCAGAGGCTATTTTAGGTCTTGCAACAGGTAGCACTCCAGTTGGATTATATAAATATCTTATTGAAATGAATAAAAATAAAGAAATAGATTTTTCTAAAATAAAAACCGTGAATCTAGACGAATATGTTGGACTTGGAGAAGAGAATCCCCAAAGTTATAGATATTTCATGAACGAAAACTTATTTAATCACGTTAATATAAATAAATCGAATACTTTTGTTCCGAATGGATTAGCAAAAGATCTTGACGAAGAAACTAAAAACTATGATAAAAGAATTGATGAATTAGGTGGAATTGATTTACAAATTCTTGGGATAGGAAGCAATGGTCATATTGCATTTAATGAACCAGATGAATTTTTAATCTCAGAAACACATGTAACTAATTTAGCTCAAAGTACAATTGAAGCAAATTCTAGATTCTTTAATTCGATAGAAGAAGTTCCTACTAAAGCTATATCTATGGGAATTGGACAAATAATGAAGGCGAAGAAGATACTATTATTAGTAAAAGGCGAAGATAAGGCAGATGCAATAAAAGAATTATTGAATGGAAAGATTACAACAAATAATCCAGCAACAATCTTAAAGCTGCATAAAGATGTAGTTGTAATAATAGATGAAAAGATGGCAGAAAAAATTAAATAA
- a CDS encoding GntR family transcriptional regulator, producing MDAIDKNSTIPLYVQLMNILIEKIETSMEENDKLDSEREICKKYNVSRTTVREALDELEKNKYIYKVQGKGNFISPRVVEQDLIKVSSFTEEMKKHGKNPTSKLLNFEVIEASNKVARKLEMEENELVFKISRIRIADDIPMIYEITYLPYERFKKLSKEMIEENPLYEIFKNVFNAQITSAEEVIESVLINKLESVYLEVPQGHAALKFERIAYEQEEIIEYTITIARGDKYRYRVCLKN from the coding sequence ATGGATGCAATAGACAAGAATTCAACAATTCCTTTATATGTTCAATTGATGAATATTCTTATTGAAAAAATAGAAACTAGTATGGAGGAAAATGACAAGCTCGATTCGGAAAGAGAAATTTGTAAAAAATATAATGTTAGTAGAACGACAGTCAGAGAAGCTTTAGACGAGCTTGAAAAAAACAAATATATCTATAAAGTACAAGGAAAAGGAAACTTCATATCTCCAAGAGTTGTAGAGCAAGATTTAATAAAGGTTTCTTCATTTACTGAAGAAATGAAAAAACATGGGAAGAATCCTACATCTAAATTATTAAATTTTGAGGTTATAGAAGCCAGCAATAAAGTGGCTAGAAAACTGGAAATGGAAGAAAATGAACTTGTATTTAAAATTTCAAGAATAAGAATTGCTGATGATATACCAATGATATATGAAATAACATATCTGCCATATGAAAGATTTAAAAAGCTTTCTAAAGAGATGATTGAAGAAAATCCTTTATATGAAATATTTAAAAATGTATTCAATGCTCAGATTACTTCTGCAGAAGAAGTGATAGAAAGTGTATTAATAAACAAATTAGAAAGTGTTTATCTAGAGGTACCGCAAGGACATGCAGCCTTAAAATTCGAAAGAATAGCATATGAGCAAGAAGAAATCATTGAATATACCATAACTATAGCAAGAGGAGATAAATATAGATATAGAGTTTGTTTGAAAAATTAA
- a CDS encoding fructose-bisphosphatase class III has protein sequence MEGYSENLKYLNLLAKQYPTIAAASTEIINLEAILNLPKGTEHFLADLHGEYEPFVHVLRNGSGAVKRKIEEVFGNSLMDCEKKSLATLVYYPEQKLEIVLKEEKDINDWYKINLYRLIELCRHVSSKYTRSKVRKALPKDFSYIIEELLHEEADNADKQGYYDGIMNTIIEIERAQEFIIALSKLIQRLVIDRLHIIGDIYDRGPRPDIIIDTLIDYHSVDIQWGNHDILWMGSASGNTTCIANVLRIAARYSNLDVIEDIYGINLLPLATFALKHYKNDSCTEFIPKNSDETVHGTSEIELISKMHKAITIIQFKLEHEIITRRPEFKMEHRLLLSKINYKDGTITLNNNTYELNDKNFPTINPKRPFELTSDERKLIEKLQSSFINSEKLQKHVLFLFNKGRIYLTFNSNLLFHGCIPLNKDKTFKSMTINGKDYQGRRLLDKFDSLAREGYFSNRGSEEKLYGMDIMWYLWTGACSSLFGKEDMATFERYFISDKTTHKEKKNPYYDFRDSEEMCNMIFEEFGLDPSESKIINGHVPVRNKFGENPIKCNGKLIVIDGGFAKAYRSQTGLAGYTLTYNSYGLQLISHQPFKSIEDAFSRETDILSSTKIVEKLDRKKVGDTDVGKELKNQIKDLKLLLKAYRKGLINEIG, from the coding sequence ATGGAAGGTTATAGTGAAAATTTAAAGTATTTAAATTTACTAGCCAAGCAATATCCCACAATTGCAGCTGCATCCACAGAAATTATTAATTTGGAAGCAATTTTAAACCTGCCTAAAGGAACAGAACATTTTTTAGCCGATCTTCATGGTGAATACGAGCCTTTTGTTCATGTTTTGAGAAATGGATCAGGTGCAGTAAAGAGAAAAATTGAAGAGGTTTTTGGTAATTCCTTAATGGACTGTGAAAAAAAAAGCTTAGCTACGCTAGTATATTATCCTGAACAAAAATTAGAAATTGTTCTAAAGGAAGAAAAAGATATAAATGATTGGTACAAAATTAATTTATATAGATTAATTGAATTATGCAGACATGTATCATCAAAATATACAAGATCAAAAGTAAGAAAGGCTCTTCCTAAAGATTTTAGCTATATTATAGAAGAATTACTACATGAAGAAGCAGATAATGCTGACAAACAAGGTTATTATGACGGAATAATGAATACTATTATTGAAATCGAAAGAGCCCAGGAATTTATAATAGCCTTATCCAAGTTAATCCAAAGACTAGTAATAGATAGGCTCCATATAATAGGTGACATATATGATAGAGGCCCAAGACCTGATATTATAATTGATACTCTTATTGATTATCATTCTGTTGACATACAATGGGGAAATCACGACATATTATGGATGGGGTCTGCCTCAGGTAATACAACATGCATAGCAAATGTCTTACGAATAGCAGCGAGATATTCAAATTTAGATGTAATTGAAGATATTTATGGTATAAATTTATTACCGCTTGCAACTTTTGCACTAAAGCACTATAAGAATGATTCTTGTACTGAATTTATACCTAAAAATTCTGATGAAACTGTACACGGAACTTCTGAAATTGAACTTATTTCAAAAATGCATAAAGCTATTACAATTATTCAATTTAAACTTGAACATGAAATAATTACGCGAAGACCTGAATTTAAAATGGAGCATAGATTGCTTTTAAGTAAGATAAATTATAAAGACGGTACCATAACCTTAAACAATAATACTTATGAACTTAATGACAAAAATTTTCCTACAATTAATCCGAAAAGGCCTTTTGAGCTTACAAGTGACGAAAGAAAATTAATCGAAAAATTGCAAAGTTCATTTATAAATAGTGAAAAACTTCAAAAGCATGTTTTATTCTTATTTAATAAGGGAAGAATCTACTTAACCTTTAACTCAAATTTATTATTTCACGGATGCATCCCTTTAAATAAAGATAAAACTTTTAAAAGTATGACTATTAATGGAAAGGATTATCAAGGCAGAAGGCTCTTGGACAAGTTTGACTCTTTAGCTAGAGAAGGTTACTTCAGTAATAGAGGTAGCGAAGAAAAACTATATGGAATGGACATAATGTGGTATTTATGGACTGGTGCCTGCTCTTCTCTTTTTGGTAAAGAAGATATGGCCACCTTTGAAAGATATTTTATAAGCGACAAAACTACCCATAAAGAAAAGAAAAATCCATATTATGATTTTAGAGATTCTGAAGAAATGTGTAATATGATTTTCGAAGAATTCGGCTTAGATCCATCAGAATCAAAAATAATAAATGGACATGTTCCAGTAAGAAATAAATTTGGTGAGAATCCAATAAAATGCAATGGAAAATTAATAGTTATTGATGGTGGCTTTGCTAAAGCTTACAGAAGTCAGACTGGACTCGCTGGATATACATTGACTTATAATTCATATGGATTGCAATTAATATCTCATCAGCCTTTTAAATCAATTGAAGATGCATTTAGTAGAGAAACAGATATTTTATCTTCAACTAAAATAGTAGAAAAATTGGATCGAAAAAAAGTTGGAGACACAGATGTGGGAAAAGAACTTAAAAACCAAATTAAAGATTTAAAATTGCTGCTAAAAGCTTATAGAAAAGGTCTTATAAATGAAATAGGATAA
- a CDS encoding CYTH domain-containing protein, with protein sequence MQELETRIVDIDVDSIRNILLLNGAEKVKMENQINDIYDFEDGRLLAEKGYARIRTVNDMLNNKIIYFMTTKKMLSQERFKVMEENEVIINNKNMGEGIFKSLGLVLKESNKKYRESYKLHDCLIEIDINDKKFCPFPYLEIETTSEEKLERVVKLLGYALDDTTSQTIYDILSQRGLLNKVPKGL encoded by the coding sequence ATGCAAGAATTAGAAACTAGAATTGTTGATATCGATGTTGACTCTATAAGAAATATCTTGTTATTAAATGGTGCAGAAAAAGTTAAAATGGAAAATCAAATTAATGACATATATGATTTTGAAGACGGCAGGCTTTTAGCTGAGAAAGGCTATGCACGTATCAGAACAGTAAATGATATGCTTAATAATAAAATTATATATTTCATGACTACAAAGAAAATGTTGTCACAAGAAAGATTTAAAGTAATGGAAGAAAATGAAGTCATAATTAATAATAAAAATATGGGCGAAGGCATCTTTAAATCTTTAGGATTAGTACTCAAGGAATCTAATAAAAAATATAGAGAGAGTTATAAATTACATGATTGCTTAATTGAAATAGATATAAATGATAAAAAATTTTGTCCGTTTCCTTATTTAGAAATAGAAACTACATCTGAAGAGAAATTAGAGAGAGTAGTAAAACTGCTTGGATACGCACTCGATGATACAACTTCTCAAACTATTTACGATATTTTATCTCAAAGAGGATTACTTAATAAAGTTCCTAAAGGACTTTGA